The following are encoded in a window of Mycobacterium sp. ELW1 genomic DNA:
- a CDS encoding carboxylesterase/lipase family protein, translating into MTVVADPSTVAYTTLGALRGTTESGVRVWRGIPYAEQPIGERRFRAPAPVQPWAGVRDAVEHGPVPPQGRSFVGGGRDDPKIRDEACLTLTIWAPATDTPLPVMVWIPGGAFVYGAGQLQLYNGSRLAANGDVVVVNVTYRLGVFGGFELGDLGAGFSDNLCLRDQIAALRWVQDNIAAFGGDPQRVTIFGESAGATSVLALLASPAGEGLFARAIAQSPALPLIADRATRAKRAHEFVDLVGADPAAFPVLPQRVLRRAAGEMQRRSAEATPTLAYGLTYGVDLLPRHPIDAARAGEVNPVPLIIGTNSHEASMFAWSKPPMLPTTTDGIDAYFDRVAPGARNRVLAGYPDYPRRRAQIAVGSDVMFGAPTWAFADAYSPHATTHVYRFDHTTWTLRMLGLGATHGSEIVHIQHSYGSYLGRKIHPLGRHVQPAVGRRMQRTWLNFATHGELEDWPRYDSVRRATRVIRSNRDVSVDDPDALRREVWAGLY; encoded by the coding sequence GTGACCGTCGTCGCGGATCCGTCGACCGTGGCTTACACCACCCTGGGTGCATTGCGCGGAACCACCGAAAGCGGTGTGCGGGTCTGGCGCGGCATCCCCTACGCCGAACAACCCATCGGAGAGCGCCGTTTTCGCGCTCCCGCCCCCGTGCAACCGTGGGCCGGGGTACGCGACGCCGTCGAGCACGGACCCGTGCCGCCACAGGGCCGCTCGTTCGTCGGCGGTGGACGCGACGACCCGAAGATCCGGGACGAAGCCTGCCTGACCCTGACGATCTGGGCGCCGGCCACCGACACCCCGCTGCCGGTCATGGTCTGGATTCCCGGCGGCGCCTTCGTGTACGGCGCTGGACAGTTGCAGCTCTACAACGGGTCCCGGCTGGCCGCCAACGGTGACGTCGTCGTGGTCAACGTGACCTACCGGCTCGGCGTGTTCGGCGGTTTCGAACTGGGCGATCTCGGTGCCGGATTCTCCGACAACCTGTGCCTGCGCGACCAGATCGCGGCGCTGCGCTGGGTGCAGGACAACATCGCCGCCTTCGGCGGAGACCCGCAGCGCGTCACGATCTTCGGCGAGTCGGCCGGGGCGACATCGGTGCTGGCCCTGCTCGCGAGCCCGGCCGGCGAGGGATTGTTCGCCCGTGCAATCGCGCAGAGCCCGGCGCTGCCGCTCATCGCCGACCGGGCGACCCGGGCCAAGCGCGCCCATGAATTCGTCGACCTCGTCGGCGCCGATCCCGCCGCGTTCCCGGTGCTGCCGCAGCGGGTGCTGCGCCGCGCCGCGGGGGAGATGCAGCGCCGCAGCGCCGAGGCCACCCCGACGCTGGCCTACGGGCTCACCTACGGCGTGGACCTGTTGCCGCGGCATCCGATCGACGCGGCGCGGGCCGGCGAGGTCAATCCGGTGCCGCTGATCATCGGGACCAACAGCCACGAGGCGTCGATGTTCGCGTGGTCCAAACCGCCGATGCTGCCGACCACCACCGACGGGATCGACGCCTATTTCGACCGGGTCGCGCCGGGCGCGCGGAACCGGGTGCTGGCCGGCTATCCGGACTATCCGCGCCGGCGGGCGCAGATCGCCGTGGGATCCGACGTCATGTTCGGCGCGCCGACGTGGGCCTTCGCCGACGCGTACAGTCCGCACGCCACCACACACGTATACCGGTTCGACCACACCACGTGGACCTTGCGGATGCTGGGCCTCGGCGCCACCCACGGCAGCGAGATCGTGCACATCCAGCACAGCTACGGCTCATATCTGGGCCGCAAAATCCACCCGCTCGGCCGTCACGTGCAGCCCGCGGTGGGTCGCCGGATGCAGCGCACCTGGCTGAACTTCGCCACCCACGGCGAATTGGAAGATTGGCCCCGCTACGACTCCGTGCGGCGCGCTACCCGCGTCATCCGTTCCAACCGCGACGTCTCGGTCGACGACCCCGACGCGCTGCGCAGGGAGGTCTGGGCCGGGCTGTACTAG
- a CDS encoding SRPBCC family protein, protein MYPCERVDLTFIRDAKFRYSNSVDLAITPEQLFEVLSDADSWPQWAKVITGVTWTSPKPYGIGTTRTVNMLGGLVGDEEFLAWEPYTYLAFRFNTCSNKVVAAFAEEYRVEETPGGCRLTWTVAQKANGPARFGLIVGGPLMNLSFRWFLANLRRYTDKRFH, encoded by the coding sequence ATGTATCCCTGTGAGCGCGTCGATCTGACGTTCATTCGCGACGCGAAGTTCCGCTACTCCAACAGCGTGGACCTCGCCATCACACCTGAGCAGCTGTTCGAGGTCCTCTCCGACGCGGACTCCTGGCCGCAGTGGGCCAAGGTCATCACCGGGGTCACCTGGACCAGCCCCAAGCCGTACGGCATCGGCACCACACGCACGGTCAACATGCTCGGCGGACTGGTGGGTGACGAGGAGTTCCTGGCCTGGGAGCCCTACACCTACCTGGCGTTTCGGTTCAACACCTGCTCCAACAAGGTGGTGGCCGCCTTCGCCGAGGAGTACCGCGTGGAGGAGACGCCGGGTGGCTGCCGGCTGACCTGGACGGTGGCACAGAAGGCGAACGGCCCGGCCCGGTTCGGGCTCATCGTGGGCGGCCCGCTGATGAATCTGTCGTTCCGGTGGTTCCTGGCCAATCTGCGCCGCTACACCGACAAGCGGTTCCACTAG
- a CDS encoding thioesterase family protein, producing the protein MTANSGEAVQNPWTVARLLELFDVEADSQDRYIAPTGIADADERQVVEGTQVLAQVIVAAAKRFGGKSIRSVHSVFARAVLVGPPVILDIDVVSEGRSTASAIITASQNGKRCMTFTVLADVPTPDVIRHHLPRPQVAGPGESNVCEMPMDGRQVKLVDVIDINSPDEVGPPEVYAWLHYDPIPARDDLAKALIAYFTGHLGISTTMRAHEGIGTAQSHFTVSTAPMTVTVSFHEPVSWTGWLLYTHESTQVGAGMSYIRGAVHTEEGELIASFTQDALIRPLRTSDNAIAAEARI; encoded by the coding sequence ATGACTGCGAATTCCGGGGAAGCCGTTCAGAACCCGTGGACGGTGGCGCGGCTGCTCGAACTCTTCGACGTGGAAGCCGACAGCCAGGATCGCTACATCGCCCCGACCGGCATCGCCGACGCCGACGAACGGCAGGTCGTCGAGGGCACCCAGGTGCTCGCCCAGGTGATCGTTGCGGCCGCAAAACGGTTTGGCGGCAAATCGATTCGCTCGGTCCACAGTGTCTTCGCCCGCGCGGTCCTGGTAGGACCGCCGGTCATCCTCGACATCGACGTCGTCTCTGAAGGACGCTCGACAGCCTCGGCGATCATCACCGCGTCGCAGAACGGCAAGCGGTGCATGACGTTCACGGTGCTGGCCGACGTGCCCACCCCGGACGTGATCCGCCACCACCTGCCACGTCCGCAGGTGGCCGGGCCCGGTGAGTCCAACGTGTGCGAAATGCCCATGGACGGAAGGCAAGTCAAGCTCGTCGACGTCATCGACATCAACAGCCCCGACGAGGTCGGGCCGCCGGAGGTCTACGCCTGGCTGCACTACGACCCCATTCCGGCTCGCGACGATCTGGCCAAGGCCCTGATCGCCTACTTCACCGGGCATCTCGGTATCTCGACGACCATGCGCGCGCACGAAGGGATCGGCACCGCGCAGTCGCACTTCACGGTGTCGACCGCGCCGATGACGGTCACGGTCAGCTTCCACGAGCCGGTGAGCTGGACCGGCTGGCTGCTCTACACCCACGAAAGCACCCAGGTGGGTGCCGGCATGTCCTACATTCGTGGCGCGGTGCACACCGAGGAGGGTGAGCTGATCGCGTCCTTCACCCAGGATGCGTTGATCCGGCCGCTTCGGACCTCCGACAACGCGATCGCCGCCGAAGCACGGATCTAG
- a CDS encoding neutral zinc metallopeptidase, protein MTFNEGMQIDTSTTSTGGGGGRGIAIGGGLGGLVVVLLAVFLGIDPSQVTTPQQTLPPGAEQSGYDLSKCKTGADANQYVECRVVATGNSVDGVWSDLLKGYTRPKMMLFKNQVQTGCGPATSDVGPFYCPVDKTAYFDTDFFDVLKTRFGSSGGPLAQEYVVAHEYGHHVQNLLGVLGRAQQGAQGATGGSVRTELQADCYAGVWAHYAAITKQPGTDVTYLEPLTDKDIADALSAAASVGDDRIQKQATGRVNPEQWTHGSSAERQKWFTTGYQTGDPKQCDTFRAGDLG, encoded by the coding sequence ATGACCTTTAACGAGGGAATGCAGATCGACACCAGCACCACCTCGACCGGTGGTGGCGGCGGTCGGGGCATCGCGATCGGCGGTGGTCTGGGCGGCCTGGTGGTGGTGCTGCTCGCGGTGTTCCTCGGTATCGATCCGAGCCAGGTCACCACTCCGCAGCAGACCCTGCCGCCCGGTGCCGAGCAGTCGGGCTACGACCTGAGTAAGTGCAAGACGGGCGCCGACGCCAACCAGTACGTCGAATGCCGCGTGGTGGCCACCGGCAACTCCGTCGACGGTGTGTGGAGCGACCTGCTCAAGGGCTACACCCGGCCGAAGATGATGTTGTTCAAGAATCAGGTGCAGACCGGATGCGGCCCGGCGACCAGCGATGTCGGACCGTTCTACTGCCCGGTGGACAAGACCGCGTACTTCGACACCGATTTCTTCGATGTTCTCAAGACCCGATTCGGTTCCAGCGGTGGGCCGTTGGCGCAGGAGTACGTGGTGGCCCACGAGTACGGCCACCATGTACAAAACCTGCTCGGCGTACTCGGCCGCGCCCAGCAGGGGGCGCAGGGCGCCACCGGCGGCAGTGTGCGCACCGAGCTTCAAGCCGACTGCTACGCCGGTGTGTGGGCGCACTACGCGGCCATCACCAAGCAGCCCGGCACCGACGTGACCTACCTGGAACCGTTGACCGATAAGGACATTGCCGACGCGCTGTCGGCGGCAGCGTCGGTGGGTGACGACCGGATCCAGAAGCAGGCCACCGGGCGGGTCAATCCCGAACAGTGGACGCACGGTTCGTCGGCCGAACGACAGAAGTGGTTCACCACCGGCTATCAGACCGGTGACCCCAAGCAGTGCGATACGTTCAGGGCCGGCGATCTGGGCTAG
- a CDS encoding DUF427 domain-containing protein, whose protein sequence is MSLVAGRGPLGPDRIGWFSAPVADPIVYVEPHPRRVQAVRDGQTVIDTENALLVHRAGAPLSYAFPSGETADLPTEPEPEAPGYVRVPWDAVDTWVEEGRTLVHYPPNPYHRVDCRPTRRRLRVLVGGEVLVDTDDTVIVFETALAPRLYVAPNHVRTGLLRRTDTSSYCNYKGYATYWAAGDVDDVAWSYDDPLPETAAIAGYFSFDPERAEVSAELPSPDRRP, encoded by the coding sequence ATGAGTCTGGTCGCCGGCCGCGGCCCGCTCGGTCCGGACCGGATCGGCTGGTTCTCCGCGCCGGTGGCAGATCCGATCGTCTACGTCGAGCCGCACCCGCGCCGGGTGCAGGCGGTGCGCGACGGGCAGACCGTCATCGACACCGAGAACGCGCTGCTGGTCCACCGCGCCGGGGCGCCGCTGAGTTACGCCTTCCCGAGCGGCGAAACAGCCGATCTGCCAACCGAACCCGAGCCCGAAGCGCCCGGCTATGTGCGGGTTCCGTGGGATGCCGTCGACACCTGGGTGGAGGAGGGCCGCACCCTGGTGCACTATCCGCCCAACCCGTACCACCGGGTGGACTGCCGGCCCACCCGCCGCCGGCTACGGGTGCTGGTCGGCGGCGAGGTACTGGTGGACACCGACGACACCGTGATCGTGTTCGAAACCGCGCTGGCGCCACGGCTTTACGTTGCGCCGAACCATGTGCGCACCGGCCTGCTGCGCCGAACGGACACCTCGAGTTACTGCAACTACAAGGGATATGCCACCTATTGGGCCGCCGGTGACGTCGACGACGTGGCGTGGAGCTACGACGACCCGCTGCCCGAAACCGCGGCGATCGCAGGCTATTTCAGCTTCGATCCCGAGCGGGCCGAGGTGAGCGCCGAGCTGCCTAGCCCAGATCGCCGGCCCTGA